One window from the genome of Candidatus Zixiibacteriota bacterium encodes:
- a CDS encoding YfhO family protein has protein sequence MDLRKPKVATVGLSAVLALYYALPFLLKLTWWGVRDWDLFTTIAAVPVGTVLHYGQFPFWNPYLGGGNILFHHPEVAVLSPFVLLYFLCGPVVGLKLQVLIAYFLGFWGSLRLFRTLGMPRGSTVVAAVAYFGSVHFALHFAEGHMPFTHYAFLPWFVHFVLKGAEDRRNLLGAVVALALMILGNGAAVPLLYTLLATALLLALRAAQRRSPAEARVFLLAVGLALALAAVKVLPMIAYLAQNRWTGDPAEAIPWSALPAMFFGLKHSLFVQNFAGQKWAWHEYGVYVSPLLVAAGAYAAVARFRRHWPWVVFIAFFLLLGLGNFAPWSPWALLTGLPGFESLRATGRAMHFVILGAAVLGGLGLGCWEDRARAAARGGWLRGAVVAAGLLIAATNLALAWPIMSEGFRKPPKHVDRSPEFRQVVDAEPHAFENYLANRGSLVSPWLSAYHPSRGLVGPGIVYSELFSGGEAKVYVRDYTPNRITYTLNGGGHGGELVIGMGYDPGWRATDGRTITENQGLIAFPVTPGRQTVVLVYRTPYFSHGAVISLLTLGGMVLWRRRLFGRPGRGANL, from the coding sequence ATGGACCTGCGAAAGCCCAAAGTTGCGACTGTTGGTCTCTCGGCCGTCCTGGCGTTGTACTACGCGCTGCCATTCCTTTTGAAGCTGACGTGGTGGGGGGTGCGGGACTGGGACTTGTTCACCACCATTGCCGCTGTTCCGGTGGGGACCGTCCTTCACTACGGCCAGTTCCCCTTCTGGAATCCCTATCTCGGCGGGGGGAATATCCTCTTTCATCATCCCGAGGTCGCGGTTCTGTCGCCCTTTGTGCTGCTGTATTTTCTGTGCGGGCCGGTGGTCGGGCTGAAACTCCAGGTGCTGATCGCGTACTTCCTCGGATTTTGGGGGAGCCTGCGGCTCTTTCGCACGCTGGGGATGCCCCGGGGCAGCACTGTCGTGGCCGCCGTCGCGTATTTCGGGTCGGTGCATTTCGCGCTCCATTTTGCCGAGGGGCACATGCCGTTCACGCACTACGCTTTTCTGCCGTGGTTTGTGCACTTTGTCCTCAAGGGAGCGGAAGATCGCCGCAACCTCTTGGGGGCGGTCGTCGCATTGGCGCTCATGATCCTCGGCAACGGCGCGGCCGTGCCGCTTCTGTACACGCTGCTGGCGACCGCTCTGCTGCTGGCGTTGCGGGCGGCGCAGCGGCGCTCGCCGGCCGAGGCCCGGGTGTTTCTCCTGGCGGTCGGCCTCGCGCTGGCCCTCGCGGCGGTGAAGGTTCTCCCGATGATCGCGTACCTTGCCCAGAACCGCTGGACGGGCGACCCGGCGGAGGCGATCCCGTGGTCGGCGCTGCCGGCGATGTTTTTTGGTTTGAAGCACTCGCTGTTCGTGCAGAATTTCGCCGGCCAGAAATGGGCCTGGCATGAATACGGCGTCTACGTGTCGCCGCTGCTTGTGGCCGCGGGAGCGTACGCCGCCGTGGCGCGGTTCCGGCGGCATTGGCCCTGGGTGGTGTTCATTGCCTTTTTCCTGCTCCTCGGACTGGGTAACTTCGCTCCGTGGTCGCCCTGGGCGCTGCTCACCGGTTTGCCCGGGTTCGAGTCGCTGCGCGCCACCGGCCGCGCCATGCACTTCGTCATCCTCGGAGCGGCTGTGCTCGGCGGACTGGGCCTGGGCTGTTGGGAGGACCGGGCCCGGGCGGCGGCCCGGGGAGGGTGGCTGCGGGGAGCCGTGGTCGCGGCCGGGCTGCTCATCGCGGCCACCAACCTGGCGCTGGCCTGGCCGATCATGTCCGAGGGGTTTCGGAAGCCGCCGAAACACGTGGATCGATCTCCGGAGTTCCGCCAGGTGGTCGACGCCGAGCCGCACGCGTTCGAAAACTACCTCGCCAACCGGGGCTCGCTCGTGTCGCCGTGGCTCTCGGCCTACCATCCCAGCCGGGGGCTGGTCGGCCCCGGCATAGTGTATTCGGAGCTATTCTCGGGCGGGGAGGCGAAAGTCTACGTTCGGGACTACACCCCGAATCGAATCACTTACACTCTCAACGGCGGCGGCCACGGCGGGGAACTGGTGATCGGGATGGGCTACGATCCGGGCTGGCGCGCGACCGACGGCCGGACAATCACGGAGAATCAGGGACTGATCGCATTCCCGGTCACGCCGGGACGGCAGACGGTTGTCCTGGTCTACCGAACGCCCTACTTCTCTCACGGGGCGGTCATTTCGCTTTTGACGCTGGGCGGGATGGTTCTGTGGCGCCGGCGCCTCTTCGGCCGCCCGGGGCGCGGGGCGAATCTGTAG
- a CDS encoding DegT/DnrJ/EryC1/StrS family aminotransferase: protein MAVPLLDVKRQYQALKAEMDEAVLRVLAQGQFILGPEVAQLEKAVAALSGVRFGIGVASGTDALLLALRACGVGPGDEVITTDFSFFATAGVVARLGARPVFVDIDPDTYNIDPDLIAAAVTPRTKAIMPVHLFGQPADMDPICALARRHGLAVIEDAAQSIGAAYKGRPAGSFGDYGCYSFYPSKNLGAIGDGGMIVTDRPENDQRVRILRVHGAEPKYFHKLVGYNSRLATIQAAALLVKLPRLEAWSKERAAHARIYDEAFAGIEAIRRPAVKEYTTFHIFNQYTIAVPNRDRVMEQLKAAGIGCEIYYPVPFHKQECFAYLGYRPGDFPVSSKAADEVLSLPIYSEMTEAEQQEVIAAVRRILG from the coding sequence ATGGCGGTACCGCTGCTGGACGTAAAACGGCAATACCAGGCGCTCAAGGCGGAGATGGACGAGGCGGTGCTGCGTGTCCTGGCCCAGGGGCAGTTCATTCTCGGGCCCGAGGTGGCGCAACTGGAGAAGGCGGTGGCGGCGCTGAGCGGCGTCCGGTTCGGGATCGGGGTCGCCTCCGGCACGGACGCGCTCCTGCTGGCCCTGCGGGCCTGCGGGGTGGGGCCGGGGGATGAAGTGATCACCACCGACTTTTCGTTTTTCGCCACCGCCGGCGTCGTTGCCCGCCTCGGCGCGCGGCCGGTGTTTGTCGACATCGACCCCGATACCTACAACATCGACCCGGACCTGATCGCAGCGGCCGTCACACCCCGGACCAAGGCCATCATGCCGGTCCACCTGTTCGGGCAGCCGGCCGATATGGATCCGATCTGTGCACTCGCGCGGCGGCACGGTCTGGCGGTGATCGAGGACGCCGCGCAGTCGATCGGCGCCGCCTACAAGGGGCGGCCGGCCGGATCGTTCGGCGACTACGGGTGCTACTCGTTCTATCCCTCGAAGAATCTCGGGGCGATCGGCGACGGCGGGATGATCGTGACCGACCGGCCGGAGAACGACCAGCGCGTGCGCATCCTGCGCGTGCATGGGGCCGAGCCGAAGTATTTCCATAAACTGGTCGGGTACAATTCGCGGCTGGCGACCATCCAGGCGGCGGCCCTCCTGGTGAAGCTGCCGCGCCTCGAGGCCTGGTCGAAAGAGCGGGCCGCCCACGCCCGCATCTATGACGAGGCTTTCGCCGGGATCGAGGCGATTCGCAGGCCGGCGGTGAAGGAGTACACGACGTTCCATATTTTCAATCAGTACACCATCGCCGTCCCCAACCGCGACCGCGTGATGGAGCAGCTCAAGGCGGCGGGAATCGGCTGCGAGATCTACTACCCGGTGCCGTTCCACAAGCAGGAGTGTTTCGCCTACCTCGGCTACCGGCCGGGGGATTTCCCGGTTTCGAGCAAGGCGGCGGACGAGGTGCTGTCGCTTCCGATTTACAGCGAAATGACCGAGGCCGAGCAGCAGGAAGTGATCGCGGCCGTGAGGCGGATCCTCGGTTAG
- a CDS encoding glycosyltransferase family 4 protein, giving the protein MGARVVIFGWSGSVHVQRWVTGLQARGFEMKVVSLGGPPLADCETTVLPRTGRWSYLTHAARAAEAARAFAPDLVHAHYATGFGYWAVRSRLRPSLVSVWGADVIDFPAGWFRARLLRAVLRRATHLSATSQFLRSKVIGLDGSLASQTSVIPFGVAIPAEAAAPPPAPPVRLCYVKNLRPKYGADVLLQAMARARKELPDLRLDIAGEGEMKARLLEKTKNLGLDDLVEFVGFVPNDRVYAFIREHHIMVMPSVCLESFGVAALEAAACGRPVIASAVGGVPEVVRREETGILVPPGDSEKLAEAIVRLGRDAALRERFGRNGWAFAKENYNWELSLDRMSELYLRLIDEKKKS; this is encoded by the coding sequence GTGGGCGCGCGGGTCGTGATATTCGGGTGGTCGGGCTCGGTGCACGTACAGCGCTGGGTGACGGGTCTGCAGGCGCGCGGATTCGAGATGAAGGTGGTGTCCCTGGGCGGCCCGCCGCTGGCGGACTGCGAGACGACCGTGCTGCCGCGGACCGGTCGCTGGTCCTATCTCACCCACGCGGCCCGGGCGGCCGAGGCGGCGCGGGCGTTTGCCCCCGACCTGGTGCACGCGCACTACGCGACGGGGTTTGGCTACTGGGCGGTGCGGTCGCGCCTCCGGCCGAGCCTCGTGTCGGTGTGGGGCGCCGACGTCATCGACTTCCCCGCCGGCTGGTTCCGGGCGCGGCTGCTGCGTGCGGTCCTCCGCCGCGCCACCCACCTCAGCGCCACCAGTCAGTTCTTGAGGAGCAAAGTGATCGGGCTCGACGGCAGCCTCGCTTCCCAAACGTCGGTCATCCCTTTCGGGGTGGCGATCCCGGCCGAGGCGGCGGCCCCCCCGCCGGCACCGCCCGTGCGGCTGTGCTATGTCAAGAACCTCAGGCCGAAGTACGGCGCCGACGTGCTCCTGCAGGCGATGGCCCGGGCGCGGAAGGAACTCCCCGACCTTCGCCTCGATATCGCCGGCGAGGGGGAGATGAAGGCGCGGCTGCTGGAGAAGACGAAAAACCTGGGCCTCGACGACCTCGTGGAGTTCGTCGGGTTTGTCCCGAACGACCGCGTATACGCTTTCATCCGGGAGCACCACATCATGGTGATGCCGTCGGTGTGTCTGGAGTCGTTCGGGGTGGCGGCGCTGGAGGCGGCGGCCTGCGGGCGGCCGGTGATCGCTTCGGCGGTCGGCGGTGTGCCCGAGGTCGTGCGGCGCGAGGAAACGGGGATCCTCGTGCCGCCGGGAGACTCCGAGAAGCTTGCCGAGGCGATTGTCCGTCTCGGCCGCGACGCCGCCCTGCGCGAACGGTTCGGGCGGAACGGATGGGCGTTCGCCAAGGAGAACTACAATTGGGAGCTCTCGCTCGATCGGATGTCGGAACTCTACCTGCGGTTGATCGATGAGAAAAAAAAGAGCTGA
- a CDS encoding N-acetyltransferase, whose amino-acid sequence MTSSEISPEARIDPTAHIGRFCVIGAQATVGAGCVIGHHVVIHEDTAVGDNVRIDDGAVLGKRPMRAANSAVTREQDLPPCTIAAGCIIGTHVVIYRGARLGAQVLVADLATIRENVTVGRRTIVGRGAAIENQCEIGAYCKLETNVYITAYSTLGDRVFVAPCAATSNDNFVGRTMERFKRFKGVTVKTGGRIGVHATILPGKTVGADALVGAGALVTADVPDGKIVVGMPAKVFRDVPEEQLLKNQGWKDE is encoded by the coding sequence ATGACAAGTTCGGAAATCTCGCCGGAGGCGAGGATTGACCCCACCGCGCACATCGGCCGGTTCTGCGTCATCGGGGCGCAGGCGACGGTCGGCGCGGGCTGCGTGATCGGCCACCACGTCGTCATCCACGAGGATACGGCCGTCGGCGACAACGTGCGGATCGACGACGGCGCGGTGCTGGGGAAGCGTCCCATGCGCGCGGCCAACTCGGCGGTGACCCGGGAGCAGGATCTGCCCCCCTGCACGATCGCGGCCGGCTGCATCATTGGCACCCACGTCGTCATCTACCGGGGGGCCCGCCTCGGCGCCCAGGTGCTGGTGGCGGATCTCGCGACCATCCGGGAGAACGTGACCGTCGGACGGCGCACGATTGTCGGACGCGGCGCGGCCATCGAAAACCAGTGCGAGATCGGCGCCTACTGCAAGCTCGAGACGAACGTGTACATCACGGCCTACTCGACCCTCGGCGACCGCGTGTTCGTTGCCCCCTGCGCCGCGACCTCCAACGACAATTTCGTGGGGCGCACGATGGAGCGGTTCAAGCGTTTCAAGGGCGTGACGGTGAAGACGGGAGGCCGCATCGGCGTCCACGCGACCATCCTCCCCGGCAAGACGGTGGGGGCCGACGCCCTGGTCGGTGCCGGCGCCCTCGTCACCGCCGACGTGCCCGACGGCAAGATCGTGGTCGGCATGCCGGCCAAAGTGTTCCGGGATGTTCCCGAAGAGCAGCTCCTGAAGAATCAGGGCTGGAAAGATGAGTGA
- a CDS encoding SLBB domain-containing protein, whose amino-acid sequence MRLVSTILAVLMVTAAAAIAQPDRADSVGAGGYRFFDMPIDPERYLLRPDERLQVTFLGTALAPLTVRVNPEGRIVHPTLGSFDLRGATLAEARVALVKALSSLYQADSIDISVLAPRRVAIQVSGAVQSPGLYTVYTSQRVSEVIDSAGGLSPSGSRRLIRLLGGPREIRVDLDRALLGDERWNPPLYAGYTVIVPAKSARVVNVVGAVDRPRDIEIVDGESVAEILPLVGPFRSSADTLAVQIIRGSERLPAAGVPLQAEDIVFVPTLSRLAEGAPVTVYGAVARPGRFLLSASGALSEILDAAGGFAPDAARSELTVFRQVPLEAALRAGERYSIANLIALDGAVQPFTLQPGDSIFVPMMVGYVKVSGEVRNPGMFPFRVGGTARDYVRAAGGFLPRADREMVEIFHRVSRLTEEHPAEVVVHDGDEVIVRLREEFR is encoded by the coding sequence ATGCGTCTTGTGTCCACCATACTGGCGGTGCTGATGGTGACGGCGGCGGCTGCGATCGCCCAGCCCGACCGGGCCGATTCCGTCGGTGCCGGCGGCTACCGCTTTTTCGACATGCCCATCGACCCGGAGCGCTATCTGCTGCGGCCGGATGAACGGCTGCAGGTGACTTTTCTCGGGACGGCGCTGGCTCCGCTGACAGTGCGGGTCAATCCGGAGGGGAGAATCGTGCATCCCACGCTCGGGTCGTTCGATCTGAGGGGCGCGACGCTCGCGGAGGCCCGGGTGGCGCTCGTGAAAGCGCTCTCGTCCCTGTACCAGGCCGACTCGATCGACATCTCAGTTCTCGCGCCCCGCCGCGTGGCTATCCAGGTCAGCGGCGCCGTGCAGTCGCCGGGGCTCTACACGGTCTATACGTCGCAGCGCGTCTCGGAGGTGATCGACTCGGCCGGCGGCCTTAGTCCGAGCGGCTCGCGGCGGCTGATCCGGCTCCTGGGCGGTCCCCGGGAGATCCGCGTCGACCTGGACCGCGCGCTCCTGGGCGACGAGCGGTGGAATCCGCCGCTCTACGCCGGGTACACGGTGATCGTGCCGGCGAAATCCGCCCGCGTCGTCAACGTCGTCGGAGCGGTGGACCGTCCCCGCGATATCGAGATCGTCGACGGAGAGTCGGTCGCCGAGATTCTCCCCCTCGTCGGGCCCTTCCGCTCTTCGGCCGACACCTTGGCGGTGCAGATCATCCGCGGTTCGGAACGCCTGCCGGCGGCCGGTGTGCCGCTCCAGGCGGAGGACATTGTTTTTGTCCCGACGCTCTCCCGGCTGGCCGAGGGCGCGCCGGTGACCGTGTACGGAGCGGTCGCGAGGCCGGGCCGGTTCCTCCTGTCCGCCTCGGGGGCGCTGAGCGAGATCCTGGACGCGGCGGGAGGGTTTGCGCCTGACGCGGCGCGCTCGGAGCTCACGGTTTTTCGGCAAGTCCCGCTCGAGGCCGCGCTGCGTGCGGGTGAGCGGTATTCGATCGCCAACCTCATTGCCCTCGACGGCGCGGTCCAGCCGTTCACGCTGCAGCCGGGCGACTCGATCTTCGTCCCGATGATGGTCGGCTATGTGAAAGTGAGCGGCGAGGTGCGCAACCCGGGCATGTTCCCGTTCCGCGTCGGCGGGACGGCGCGTGACTACGTGAGGGCCGCCGGCGGGTTTCTCCCGCGCGCCGACCGCGAAATGGTCGAGATCTTCCACCGGGTGTCGCGGCTGACCGAAGAGCATCCGGCGGAAGTTGTCGTCCACGACGGCGACGAGGTTATCGTCCGGCTGCGGGAGGAATTCCGATGA
- a CDS encoding oligosaccharide flippase family protein: MTGGSMQRAVFGVAGVLLLSRVFGFVREMVIAHRFGTSADYDLYLIAIMFSALAYGILNYAGYYLFVPYLTRRLQARAGAEGPPDFWPLVNTGAAAALAVTLLLAAAGPALLRLWAVDYVGEGFDRIAFYSRVTAVVVVLGVAEAFMRAFLNVKRVYTHPAAGYIVFNLFSILSIVLLAGRLGVGAIALGWIGGLLAQNVWLAARLVRVHAFGGYRPQMITEETKYLIATASALIVIELINRSYFLIDRYFAPQFGPGVISALNYSQVIVQLPDSIIGWALGAVVFPMFSAHRGEADRAKFWFLYRRTVTAALVIAVPIAAALFITAPEVIYVLLQRGEFDPQSTATTAAVLRPYVPSLIALFIVSTSIRACYSGGWVRAVFWATVSVFAVKAAATWGLSALFGPGGISAATSAAEVVFAVLLLGIAVRRIAGEGRAAFLGVLGRILAAGAAAAALAGLGQQLLPEWAAAGGRGPALIKIVLSGLAVAALYVLFGRLLGLRRQFADVLALRTQRAGEA; the protein is encoded by the coding sequence ATGACGGGCGGGTCGATGCAGCGGGCGGTGTTCGGGGTGGCCGGCGTGCTCCTTCTGTCGCGGGTGTTCGGTTTCGTGCGGGAGATGGTGATCGCCCATCGCTTCGGCACCAGCGCCGACTACGACCTCTACCTGATCGCGATCATGTTCTCGGCTCTCGCCTACGGGATCCTCAACTACGCCGGATACTACCTCTTCGTTCCGTATCTCACTCGCCGGCTGCAGGCCCGCGCCGGGGCGGAGGGGCCGCCGGATTTCTGGCCGCTCGTGAACACCGGCGCGGCGGCTGCACTGGCGGTGACGCTCCTCCTGGCGGCGGCGGGACCGGCGCTGCTCCGCCTGTGGGCGGTCGACTACGTAGGCGAGGGATTCGACCGCATCGCCTTCTACAGCCGCGTCACCGCCGTCGTAGTCGTGCTCGGCGTGGCCGAGGCCTTCATGCGCGCTTTCCTGAATGTCAAGCGGGTCTACACCCACCCTGCGGCCGGCTACATCGTCTTCAACCTGTTCTCCATCCTCAGCATCGTGCTCCTGGCGGGCCGGCTCGGGGTCGGCGCGATCGCGCTCGGATGGATCGGCGGCCTGCTCGCGCAGAATGTCTGGCTGGCGGCCCGCCTGGTGCGCGTGCACGCGTTCGGCGGGTACCGGCCGCAGATGATCACCGAGGAGACGAAGTATCTGATCGCGACGGCCTCGGCGCTCATCGTCATTGAGCTGATCAACCGGAGCTATTTCCTCATCGACCGCTACTTCGCGCCGCAGTTCGGGCCGGGCGTGATCTCGGCCCTCAACTACAGCCAGGTGATCGTGCAGCTGCCCGATTCCATCATCGGCTGGGCGCTCGGGGCGGTCGTGTTCCCGATGTTCTCGGCCCACCGGGGGGAGGCCGACCGCGCGAAATTCTGGTTCCTCTACCGGCGCACGGTGACGGCGGCACTGGTGATCGCGGTCCCGATCGCCGCGGCGCTTTTCATCACCGCGCCCGAAGTGATCTACGTGCTCCTGCAGCGCGGGGAGTTCGATCCGCAGTCGACAGCGACGACCGCGGCCGTGCTGCGGCCCTACGTGCCGTCGCTGATCGCCCTCTTCATCGTGTCGACCTCGATCCGGGCCTGCTATTCCGGCGGCTGGGTGCGGGCAGTGTTCTGGGCGACGGTGTCCGTGTTCGCGGTGAAGGCGGCGGCCACCTGGGGGTTGTCGGCCCTGTTCGGTCCCGGCGGGATCTCGGCCGCGACCTCGGCGGCCGAGGTGGTGTTCGCCGTGTTGCTCCTGGGCATCGCCGTGCGCCGGATCGCGGGCGAGGGGCGGGCGGCATTCTTGGGCGTGCTCGGCCGCATCCTGGCGGCCGGCGCCGCCGCGGCCGCGCTCGCCGGTCTCGGCCAGCAGTTGCTGCCGGAGTGGGCGGCGGCGGGCGGGCGCGGGCCGGCGCTCATCAAAATTGTCCTCTCGGGCCTTGCCGTGGCGGCGCTCTACGTGCTCTTCGGGCGCCTGCTGGGACTGCGCCGGCAGTTCGCCGACGTGCTCGCCCTTCGGACGCAGCGGGCGGGGGAGGCGTAG
- a CDS encoding 50S ribosome-binding GTPase — MPANLPPQYYELERAYNAEKDPREKLRLAQELLRIMPKHKGTDKLQAEMKAKISRHRKEIEAGGARAGGAAKAVAKDYIEKEGAGQVILIGPPNAGKSSLLDALTSAKPEIGDYPYTTREPQPGMMTFETVQIQLIDTPPISVELYENYLTGLIRNADLVVLVCDLEARSMLDDLRFIIATLREKRIILQPEVAGEPDDPKYCGKRTVLCAHKEYEDEDGSKRRQLAGAYPGYRIVTTSIIDEASLEAFRRAIFEELRIIRVYTKPVGHDPDYRDPIILPAGGTVAEAAATLHKDFLQKLKFAKVWGKGKFDGQRVQNDYALSDGDIVEFHI; from the coding sequence ATGCCGGCAAATTTGCCCCCGCAGTACTACGAGCTCGAGCGCGCGTACAACGCCGAGAAGGATCCGCGCGAAAAGCTCCGTCTCGCGCAGGAACTCCTGCGCATCATGCCCAAGCACAAGGGGACCGACAAGCTGCAGGCCGAGATGAAGGCCAAGATCTCGCGGCACCGCAAAGAGATCGAGGCCGGCGGCGCGCGCGCGGGCGGAGCGGCCAAGGCCGTGGCCAAAGACTACATCGAAAAGGAAGGGGCGGGACAGGTGATCCTCATCGGCCCGCCCAACGCCGGCAAGTCCTCCCTCCTCGACGCGCTCACGAGCGCCAAACCGGAAATCGGCGACTACCCCTACACCACCCGCGAACCGCAGCCGGGGATGATGACCTTCGAGACCGTCCAGATCCAGCTCATCGACACGCCGCCGATCTCGGTCGAGCTGTATGAGAACTACCTCACCGGGTTGATTCGGAATGCCGACCTGGTGGTGCTGGTATGCGATCTTGAGGCCAGGTCGATGCTCGACGATCTCCGCTTCATCATCGCCACGCTTCGGGAGAAGCGGATCATCCTGCAGCCGGAAGTCGCCGGGGAGCCGGACGACCCGAAATACTGCGGCAAACGGACCGTGCTGTGCGCCCACAAGGAGTACGAGGATGAGGACGGGTCGAAGCGCCGGCAGTTGGCGGGGGCCTATCCGGGGTATCGGATTGTGACGACGTCGATCATCGACGAGGCCAGTCTCGAGGCGTTCCGGCGCGCCATTTTCGAGGAGCTGCGGATCATCCGGGTGTACACCAAGCCGGTGGGGCACGATCCGGACTATCGGGATCCGATCATCCTGCCGGCGGGCGGGACGGTGGCCGAGGCCGCCGCGACGCTCCACAAGGATTTTCTGCAGAAGCTGAAATTCGCCAAGGTGTGGGGGAAGGGGAAGTTCGACGGCCAGCGGGTGCAGAACGACTACGCGCTGTCGGACGGCGACATAGTGGAGTTTCACATTTGA
- a CDS encoding DegT/DnrJ/EryC1/StrS family aminotransferase has product MRKKRAERRVPLFDLAVSPAARRYVNDALASGWLTAGPKVKAFEAAVARLTGVRHAAAVASGTQGLHLALAACGGVPGREVVTTPYTFVATVEAILLAGGTPVFADIDPHTLTIDPDAAARKVGKKTAAVVPVDIAGHPCDYPRLNDLCGAHNLPLVADAAHAIGGAYRRRAIPKLCDAAVYSFYSTKNLTAGEGGMAVSRHKELIDRIRLLARHGLTSSTYERKLSNRWEYDAVAFGWKANMAELSAAVGLGEIERFGANQRARAAAAARYRRHLAALAEYVVLPTEAPDCTHSWHLYIIKLRTEALRIGRDRFIREMAARGVECGVHYKPVYELSWYRRAFDLSARPFPNAEWAWRRAVTLPLYPTLAAADVDYVCACIAEIAAQFRR; this is encoded by the coding sequence ATGAGAAAAAAAAGAGCTGAGCGACGGGTGCCGCTGTTCGACCTGGCGGTGTCGCCGGCGGCGCGGCGGTATGTCAACGACGCACTGGCATCGGGGTGGCTGACGGCCGGCCCGAAGGTGAAGGCGTTCGAAGCGGCGGTGGCCCGCCTCACCGGTGTGCGCCACGCCGCCGCGGTGGCCAGCGGCACCCAGGGGCTGCACCTGGCCCTGGCGGCGTGCGGCGGTGTGCCGGGACGCGAGGTGGTCACCACGCCCTACACGTTCGTAGCGACCGTGGAGGCGATCCTCCTGGCGGGCGGGACCCCCGTGTTCGCCGACATCGACCCGCACACGCTCACTATCGATCCGGATGCGGCGGCGCGGAAGGTGGGGAAGAAGACTGCCGCCGTGGTTCCCGTGGACATCGCCGGGCACCCCTGCGACTACCCGCGCCTGAACGACCTCTGCGGCGCGCACAACTTGCCGCTCGTGGCCGACGCGGCGCATGCGATCGGGGGCGCCTACCGGCGGCGGGCGATCCCCAAGCTGTGCGACGCCGCCGTGTATTCATTCTATTCCACGAAAAACCTCACCGCCGGCGAGGGGGGCATGGCGGTGTCGCGCCACAAGGAGCTGATCGACCGCATCCGCCTGCTGGCCCGCCATGGGCTCACCAGCTCGACCTACGAGCGGAAGCTGTCCAACCGCTGGGAGTACGATGCGGTCGCGTTCGGGTGGAAAGCCAACATGGCGGAGCTGAGTGCGGCGGTCGGGCTGGGGGAGATCGAGAGGTTCGGGGCCAACCAGAGGGCGCGGGCCGCGGCCGCCGCCCGTTACCGCCGCCATCTTGCTGCTCTCGCCGAGTACGTGGTGCTTCCGACCGAGGCGCCCGACTGCACGCACAGCTGGCACCTCTACATCATCAAACTCCGCACCGAGGCGCTGCGCATCGGACGGGACCGGTTCATCCGGGAGATGGCGGCGCGCGGCGTCGAATGCGGTGTGCACTACAAGCCGGTCTACGAGCTCTCATGGTACCGCCGCGCCTTTGACCTCTCGGCGCGGCCTTTCCCGAACGCCGAGTGGGCGTGGCGGCGGGCGGTGACGCTGCCGCTGTATCCGACCCTGGCGGCGGCCGACGTGGATTACGTCTGCGCCTGCATCGCCGAGATCGCGGCGCAATTCCGGCGGTAG